The Paenibacillus sp. FSL W8-0426 region CCTCGACCGGACACATGATTCTGACTGCCCACCTGTTGGGCTTATCGGAGGACAACGAGTCAGTCAAAACGTTTGAGGTGGTGGTTCAACTCGGGGCCGTGCTTGCTGTAGTGGTGTTATATTGGAACAAATTCATCGATATGTTCCGCTTTACCGGGGGCAAGCGAAGTTATGGCAATCGTCTGAATCTCCTCCACATCTTCTTGGCAATGGTTCCTGCGGTGGTGATCGGTCTGGTCTTCCGGGATTGGATCAAGGCTCACCTGTTTGGACCGCAAACGGTCTTGTACAGCCTTGTTATCGGCGGGATCCTGATGATCGTGGCAGAGCTTTGGAGCAAACGCAGCCGCCGAATTACGACGCATGACGTCGATGATATTACCTATACCCAGGCATTTGTTGTAGGCCTATTTCAAATTTTGGCCCTGTGGCCGGGCTTTTCCCGCTCCGGATCGACCATCTCGGGCGGTTTGTTCGCCGGGATAAGCCGGGTCGCCGCAGCCGAATTCACCTTTCTCGTATCCGTGCCGATTATGTTCGGTGCCACAGGTTATGATCTATACAAGAGTATGGACCATTTGGCCACGACGGATTTCCCGGTGTTTGCCGTTGGTTTTATCGCCGCATTCATCGTAGCCATGCTGGCCATCAAAACGTTCCTTTCCGTTCTGAAGCGTTTGAGCCTTTCCGTATTCGCGGCGTATCGCTTCGTGCTTGCAGCAGTCTTTTTCTTCATCTTGATGTAACGCAAATGGCGGCCTTCGTTCCTTTCGGAACGCGGCCGCTATTTCATTGTTCTCCTATAGCTACAAATATATGTATACGACAAATTACGACCACTTCTTGGCTTGAACTTCCTTTCTCGACTTGCGGTACTCCAACCTTCGAAGCAGATTAAAGCGGTTCCGCTTCCTCTCCTCCAACATTTGCCTCATGCCTCGAATCAACAAACGGTATCTCAGATCGTCTTCATGGCTCAACTGATGCATTTCTTGAAAAAAAACTTTATTCATCATTGTCTCTCCCACTCCACAATTCTGTCTATACTCTATTCATTATATAGATACGTACTAAACAAAATCTCAACATAGCTCGTTTCTTGTCGAGAACTGCCTTTTTGAGTCGGAAAATAAAAAAACAAAAACCGCCTGAATGTAACTTTCAGGCGGTTTTTGTTGTCGCATGATTTATACTTTGGATTCCAGTGTCTCCAAATACTCGGAAATTTGTGCCGGGGTTTTTGCCCATTTGCTGTGAAGGTGAGCAAGCTTTTGTCCATCCTTGAACACCAGCAGGCTCGGGATGCCCCGTACGCCGTTTTCTTCAGCGATCGGCTGGAATTTCTCCGCATCCATGGCATAGAACGTTTTGTCTGCATGCTGGTCGATGACGTCACCGATAAAACGGTCGAGGTTTTTGCAATCCGGGCACCAGGTCGTGTCGAATTTGATGACGGTCAGGCCGTCTCCTTGAATCAATTCCTGATATTGTTGTTCGCTTTGAATACGTTCCATAGGTTCTTCACTCCTTGATCGGTTTTTCTGATTTTAGGGTGCTGCCTTCTCATTGTACCTCTTTTGGTTACAATTGAAAACAGGCCTGCGTTGATCATCGATGCTGCGTGTACCGATTCGCCGGACGAATCGCTTGAATATCTTCGATTTCGGCCGACGTAAGCGGTGCTGCATCCGCTGCCGCAATGTTGTGCAGCAGCTGTTCCCTTGAACTTGCACCCGGCACGACTGCAGCAACTGCCGGGTGAGCCAGCGCATACCGTATGGCCGTCTGGGCCATGCTCCGCTGTTCGCTTACAAACCGGGCGAGTCCTTCGCGAATGGCGAGCAGCTCTGCTGGCGTGTAGTCCAAGTACCCTTTTTCCACTTTGGTTGCCCCAGAATCGGCAAGCACGCCGCTGGCAACCGGACCGCGCGCAATCACGCTGATCCCGTTCTGCTTCAGCAGGGGCATTACTTCTTCTTCGGCACGGCGGTCTGCCACGCTGTACTGATTCATTACGCTCGCAATGGATGCTCTGCGCACATATTCCCGAATCACGTTGGGACGTATGGAGGAGATGCCGTAATAACGGATTACGCCTTCCTGCTTCAACTCCTCGAACGCCTCGATCGTCTCTTCGATCGGATCGTCGAGGGTTCCTCCGTGCAGTTGATACAAATCGATATAATCCGTCTTCAAACGCTTCAAGCTCTCATGAACCGCAGACTTGATATAAGCCTTGGACGGATCCCAAACCCAACCTTCTTTCCCGGGGTGACGCCGATTGCCTACCTTGGTAGCGACGATAACCCGATCGCGGCGGCCCTGGATGGCCTGTCCCACGATTTCTTCGTTCCGCCCGGCATCGTA contains the following coding sequences:
- the bacA gene encoding undecaprenyl-diphosphate phosphatase, with the translated sequence MPSSAFQGGRALDILSSIIMGIIEGLTEFLPVSSTGHMILTAHLLGLSEDNESVKTFEVVVQLGAVLAVVVLYWNKFIDMFRFTGGKRSYGNRLNLLHIFLAMVPAVVIGLVFRDWIKAHLFGPQTVLYSLVIGGILMIVAELWSKRSRRITTHDVDDITYTQAFVVGLFQILALWPGFSRSGSTISGGLFAGISRVAAAEFTFLVSVPIMFGATGYDLYKSMDHLATTDFPVFAVGFIAAFIVAMLAIKTFLSVLKRLSLSVFAAYRFVLAAVFFFILM
- a CDS encoding aldo/keto reductase, which codes for MKQNRLGSSELMVGEIGLGCMSLGTEMGPAVALIHEALDRGVNLLDTADLYDAGRNEEIVGQAIQGRRDRVIVATKVGNRRHPGKEGWVWDPSKAYIKSAVHESLKRLKTDYIDLYQLHGGTLDDPIEETIEAFEELKQEGVIRYYGISSIRPNVIREYVRRASIASVMNQYSVADRRAEEEVMPLLKQNGISVIARGPVASGVLADSGATKVEKGYLDYTPAELLAIREGLARFVSEQRSMAQTAIRYALAHPAVAAVVPGASSREQLLHNIAAADAAPLTSAEIEDIQAIRPANRYTQHR